One region of Pan paniscus chromosome 5, NHGRI_mPanPan1-v2.0_pri, whole genome shotgun sequence genomic DNA includes:
- the LOC100975216 gene encoding cytochrome c oxidase subunit 6A1, mitochondrial: MAAVGVSSVSRLLGRSRPQLGRPMSSGAHGEEGSARMWKTLTFFVALPGVAVSMLNVYLKSHHGEHQRPEFIAYPHLRIRTKPFPWGDGNHTLFHNPHVNPLPTGYEDE, from the coding sequence ATGGCGGCAGTTGGTGTGTCCTCGGTTTCTCGGCTGCTGGGTCGGTCCCGCCCACAGCTGGGGCGGCCTATGTCGAGTGGCGCCCATGGCGAAGAGGGCTCAGCTCGCATGTGGAAGACCCTCACCTTCTTCGTCGCGCTCCCCGGAGTGGCAGTCAGCATGCTGAATGTGTACCTGAAGTCGCACCACGGAGAGCACCAGAGACCCGAGTTCATCGCCTACCCCCATCTCCGCATCAGGACCAAGCCGTTTCCCTGGGGAGATGGTAACCATACTCTATTCCATAACCCTCATGTGAATCCACTTCCAACTGGCTACGAAGATGAATAA